The window GCGCCAGggttggccagggcctggggtcccCCTGACCAGCCTCGCTGACCTGTCCGCCCCCCACTCCCCGCGCAGCCTGGCCCAGCAGTGGAGcctggaggatgaggaggagcagCGGCGGGAACGCCGGAGACGCCACCGGAACCTCAGCTCCACCGCGGACGACGGGGTGCCTGGGCTTGCTGAGAACGGAGGACGGTCTGCCGCGGCCAGGTGCGTGGGCAGGGTGGTGGCCAGGGGTCTCGTCCTGTCCTCTCCCGGGTGACAACTCAGTGCAGCCTCTGGCCTGCCCAGGGAGTGTGGCTCAGGGCCTGAAAAGAAATGGCAGGTTCCCAGTGGTCCTAGCCCCTCCTGGACCCTGTCTGGCTCCGCCCACTTCCTAACTCAAACGGTTGACCATTCCCCAATTCCATCCCAGAGCCAGGGCTTTGCTGGGCATTTGGTGGACATAACTCACCCAGTCCTGACAATATTTCCCCAGAGAGGTACCACAAACCCATTTACAGGAGGAGAGACTGAGTTAAAGCTAAGTGGCTGTGTGAACTTTGACAAATCTCGTCTTGACCTCAGCTCTAGGAGAGGGGACCAACGTTCTCCTTTTGACTCCGATGCCATGCTAGGCATAGGGCCTGTCACATGAAAAGTTTACCAATTGGGTCTGAACACAGATGGTGGGACCTAGAGGGGTTTATAAACTTTTCTAAAATGCATGGTGTACCTGTTAGAATGATATCTTGGAAGCGCTCTACATATAGCAGATGAGAGCAATCCTTATTtaggtgatggtggtgggtgggagaaggccagggctgttaCCTCTCCCTGGTGGCATCCCCACTGGGTCAGATGCCCCAGGGTCCCTCCCTCCTCTGACTCTATCTCCCATCTTGGGTTTCAGGCTATTGAGCACAGAAGAAGCAGAGATGCCCAAGCCGCCCCCCGCAGCCTCCACAGATGAGACCGAGGATGTCCAGGCCATCCTTCGGACGCGGCGGGAGCGGAGGCACAGGCGACAGGTGGCGGAGGTGGCACAGGCCCCCGTGAAGGAGCAGCTGGAGGcaaagggaggaagggacagcCCGGGCTCTGGGCAGCCCAAACAGCAGGCCCTCTCACTCCAGAAGGAGGTGGAGGCGCCGCCTCGCCGCAGACTGAGCCGGGAGCAGCGAGGCCCCTGGGCCCGGGAGGAGGAGAGCTCGGTGGGCAGGGAGCCAGGAGGCGGGCAGAAGGGGGTCCCGGAGAAGAAGTCCTCTGTTGCAGAGAAGCTGTCAGCCCTGGAGAAGAGGTTGAGCTCAGAGGAAGCCTCCATCCCCGAGAGAACACCGGCATTGGAGAAGAAGCTGGTTCTAGAAAAGGCAGTGGGCTTGGAGATGCTGCCGGCTGCGGGGAAGATGTCTGGTTCTGAGAGGACATTGGTGTCTGAGAAAGCCTTGATCTTTGAGAAATGCCCAGTCTCAGAGACAAAGCTGGTCCCAAAGAGGGCCGTGGCCTCAGAGCAGCCCCAGGCCCGGGAGCAGAGCAAGGTCCGAGAGCAGCCCCAGGCCCGGGAGCAGAGCAAGGCCCAGGAACAGGGCAAGGCCCGGGAGCAGCCCCAGGCCCGGGAGCAGAGCAAGGTCCGAgagcagccccaggcccaggagcAGAGCAAGGCCAGGGAACAGAGCAAGGCCAGGGAGCAGCCGCAGGCCCAGGAGCAGAGCAAGGCCAGGGAGCAGCCCCAGACCCGGGAACAGAGCAAGGCCAGTGAGCGGCCCCAGGCCCGGGAGCAGCCCCAGACCCGGGAACAGAGCAAGGCCAGGGAGCAGCCGCAGGCCCAGGAGCAGAGCAAGGCCAGGGAGCAGCCCCAGACCCGGGAACAGAGCAAGGCCAGTGAGCGGCCCCAGGCCCGGGAGCAGCCCCAGACCCGGGAACAGAGCAAGGCCAGGGAGCAGCCGCAGGCCCAGGAGCAGAGCAAGGCCAGGGAGCAGCCCCAGACCCGGGAACAGAGCAAGGCCAGTGAGCGGCCCCAGGCCCGGGAGCAGCCCCAGGCCCGGGAGCAGCCAGCAGCTGGAGGAAGCCAGAGAGCAAGGGCCCTCCCTGGGAGGACCCGCCTGTCTTCGGCAGAGTCAGGGAAGTGCGACCCTCCAACCGTGACTTCCCGCCTCCCGCCCATCACACTGCAGGTTGGCAGTGCCCTGCCCCCACCGCCGCCCACTCCTACCCAGATGTCTGTGGCTCCCTCGCTATCTCCCGTCTCCCACCTTCAGGCTGACTTTGTCCTTTCTCCCTACCTGCTCCCAGTCACTGTCAGAACAGGGGGCACCAGTGGGGGGTACAGGCTTCTGGTCCTGAAAGGTCTTCATCCCGGGCCTGGACTTTGGGGCCCCAGACTTGGGGTGCTGGGTCTTTCTGGAAGGTCCCCTGGCACCTGTTCCTGGCGCCCACCATGCCCACAGCAGAGGCTGGTTTGGgaccttcttccccccccccccccaaagcttcCTCCTGCTGTTCCTGGGATGGGACAGGCCACCTGGGGTCCCCATGGAAGCTTGGGCTCAGGGTAGCCAGACTGCCTGTGTGACACTCCTCCAACCGTCCAGGTGAAAATTCCCAGcacggaggaagaggaggacatgTTCTCGCCCACCCGGGCCACCTACAGCAGCTCCCTCCGACGCTCTAGCCCCAGGACCATCTCTTTCCGGGTGAGGGTCCAGGGCACCTAGGGGACCTGCCTCTGTTACAGTTCAAGGAGGAAGGCCTTGGGTCAGACACCAGGAAGACCATCTGGATGGCCCCTGTGGCCGGATCAGTGGAGGCTGAGTTATAGGAGGAGAGCAGGGTGGCAGATAGGAAGGTGGACGTGGACACATGAGAGCAGCCCCACCTGGTGGTGAAAGTCGGAGCTGCAGGATGGTGGTGTGGGTGAGGACACTGGCCTGGCCACACACCTGCCTTCACTAGTTCCTATTCCCACCCCAGAGGGGGGTGGAGGGCCCCACAGTGTGGACTGCATGGCGTTGGGGACACTCACCTCGCCCACTCCAGTATTTGCTCTTAGTTCCTTTGTTCCTTGGGATGGGCTTCGCATAGGGCTCTGGGAAGGAGGCTGGAGGCCCCCCACAGGGCTCCTGAGCAGTGGGAGGCAGACAGGACAGCAGGTGGTCGCAGGGCCCCCAAGAATGCCTGCAGGGGCCCAAGGTGAGAAAATTGACCCAGACTGACAGATGGGGGGGGGAGGTATCTCCCAAACAAGAGAGGGGCCTTTCATGGAAGTTTGGTTGGCAGTTGAGCCGTGGAGGGGTGGGAGGTGTGAGGAAGAAGTGTTCTGAGAGCTGCGTCCCCCCAGGGGGCCATGGCCTCCCTGAGACCCCCTCTCCTACTCatccatgcctttctctctcttgtttcaGATGAGCCCCAGGATAAACAACTCGGAGACAACCTTAACCCGCAGGTCAGGGGCCAGAGGCTCTGGCTATCTCCTCTGGTCAAGTTCAGCCTGTGTTTGCTGAGCCCTGTGGGCTGTTCCATAGGGCCCACACGGGGAAGGCACGGTTCTCGTCCAGGGCTCAGAGCCGGCAGGGACACTGGGCTCACTTGAGGAACTGAGGCCCTGTGAGATGCAGCAGGAGGGAGGATCAGGGAGAGCTTCTTGGAGGAAGCAGGGTTTGGGTAGGGCTGTGAAGGCAGAGGAGGGTTTAGCTTTGAAgtagaggtgggggaagggggcctGAGAACCTGCACATTTAATAAGCACCCCCCTCGCCCCAAAATGTCAGTGGCAGCAGCGTGAGGACTGGGTCTCGAAAAAAAACCTGCAGTCACATCTGAAAAGCGGTGATGCGGGAGGAACTTCAGGTGCTCATGCTGGGTCCATCTGTCCCTGGGCCTACACTGAGACCTGCTGTCCTAGGCTGGCTGGGTAGGGGGCGTGGGGCGCAGAGACGGACATGCCGGACATGCCGCAGTTTCTGCCCTTGAGTGACTCAGCTCCGAAGGTTAAACCCAGCGGGCAGGTGTCTGGTGGCTGACGGCTGGACCTGCAGGGCTGAGACTATGCCCCAGGGCAGCTGACATCCCCATGGGGACTTAGGGTTTCCAGATGGAAAGTGGGGCAGGGATGCATCTTAGCTGGAGGGAGCAGCCTGTGGGAAGGCTGAGTGTGATGAGCACAGTGTGTCTCGGGGGCACACGGCCTGTGGAGAAGGGGGTTGGTGGGATGCTGTGTCAGAAGGGGAGTCAGGGACTGGGTCATGGGAGCCTTGTCAGCTGGGTATGGAGTTTGGTCCCTGTCCTGGGGCCTGAGGGTCTGAGCCATAAGGACAGGGTGAGATGTGTTGGGGGCTAGCAGGGGGGGTTGGGCAGAGGGGACCACAAGATTCAGGGGATGTGTCTGGGTAGAAGAGACAGGACCAGGGGAGGATGGTGGAGTGCTCTGGTCCTACTGAATGGGTTCTTTTTAGGGAGGTGAGGACAGTACTGGAGTCTGTAAGTTGTTACCTTGGTCAAGTCCTTATAGCCTCACCCAGTGATGGAGGTGGGCAGACCTGGTctccgtggtggtggtggtatggggaggggggctcacCTGGTTTGTTTCGTCCCATCCTGTCCTGCAGTGCCAGCGTGAGGCTCCCGGTCAAGCTGGGAGAGAAGCTGGAGAGATACCACACTGCCGTCCAGGTGGGCGAGGTTCTTTCCAGGGGCAGCAGTGTGGGGTGGCCTGCGCCCTCTCCCCGCAGGGTCATCACCTGCGCTCTCCGTTCCCAGAGGTCCGAGTCGGTCAAGTCTCCAGGCTCCTCCCGCACTGAGTTCTTCGTGGCACCCGTGGGGGTAGCCAGCAAGCGCCACCTCTTTGAGAACGAGCTGGCAGGCCAGAGCCGAGCGGAGTCCGCCTCCAGCCGGAAGGTGAGGGGCTCAGGATGACGAGGCCCCCTGGGTCTCCCAGCCCGGAGCCTTGGCCCTGGCGCAGCTAGAGAGCCCCATGTTTTCATGTGTCCACTGACCAGAGTTACCATTTGTGTCCTGAACCCCAGTCTTACAGCCCCCAGGGAAAGGGGCAGTGGCCTCCAGGCCTACGTGGCTATGCTGGGTGGACGTGGGAGTGAGGTCTAGTCGTGTGTCAGTGGCCCCGAGCCCTGACAGGAACCTCTCTTTTCAGGATAACTTGAGGCTCTCGGGGGTTGTGACCTCAAGGCTCAACCTGTGGATCAGCAGGACCCAGGAGTCCAGTGACCAGAGCTCCCAGGTACCCAGTCCCTACCTGAGGCCTCTGACCATAGGCCCCTTTGTGGTGGAAGGAGGCAGGTCAGAGGGGCCCCGAGAGTGAACGGGATGTTCCGGGAGTGGGCTATGCAGAAGCCTGTGGCTTGGGGAGCAGCAGAAAGGAGGGGTGGGTCTGGGGTCCCCCCTcccaggaaaggagaggggcTGAGGGTCACAAGTCCCTCTGCAGTCTGCCTTAGTCCCTGGTCGCCACCCCGGTGTCCCCaaccaggaggagcagagagagtcaGCAGCCACCAAGAAGACACAATGGGAGAAGAAAGACTCATCCCTGGACGCCAAGGTGAGCGGGGCAGAGGGCAGCTGCCCGGAGAGGCCACCTGCCCCATAGTGACTGGCCCACGTACCCAGAATGCTTCTGGTTCTTCTCTCAGGCTGGTGTGCCCCAACTCTGAGAGCCCCCACAGCTCTGAGAGCCCCACCTTCTTCAACCCCACAGACTGGGGGGTCTCTGGCCCAGTGTGGGTGAGGGGCTTGGGCAAAGGAATGCCCTCCTGTCCAGagtcccccttcccttcccagcccCAAGAGTCTACTTGCCTTGATCTCATAGACCTTTGTCTCACAGGTGTGACAAGCACGGCCAGACACAGATAGCCTGCACGTCTTGTCTCAAGGGGCCCCTACTCACACCAGGCCCTGCTTCCCACTGCTGCCTTTCCCATCTCCCCTTGCTTTGATCCCTTTCTGCCTCTGGACCTGCGGCCAGGAATGTCCTTCCCAGGCAGCCTCAGGGGGCAGGTGCATTCTGGCTCCGCCCTGTCCCACGTAGACACCACAGAGCCCAGGACTGGGTGTCAGCTGGTTCCCCCGCACTGCCTCTTATCAGCACCCAGGGGCCTCCTCATCCTGTCCAAGGACGACTCCTGTGTCCTGCTCACCTCCAGGGTTGGGCGGTGCTGTCTCTCAAGGACTCCGGGGCCAGCCACCTGAACTGCCCTGCTGGTGTCTCCCTTGCTGAAGCCCAAGTCTCCCCACCTTTCTCAGGGGTCTGCTCCACCCCACGCTGGCCGAGCTGCGGCTGTGGAGCAGCTCTACTGCCTTCCACGCCTGCTGCTCACTTGGTCCGCCCCACACTGCCCCCCGGCAGGACCTCAGTGCCCTCCTGTGGTCCCTCACCCCCTCCATGTTCTCAGGAAAGCTGATAAACTCATTCATTCTCAGGTGTAAGTGACTAATAATACCTTCAAACAATTCCTCCATGGAGGCTCTGCTTTTTAATGGGGTCATCTGTGGTGCAGGGGGTTGTGGATTAATTTGGCTGGGGGGACGGCACTTCAGTCATCATTTCCTAGCAGCCCCCTCTTTTCCAGTTGCCCTACATAGTGATTCTGGGGGAGGCAGAACTGCCAGCCCTCCTCAAACACACACGCTCCCAAAATCCAGTCCCCCGACATCGTGGTCCCTGCAAGCTTGGAGATGCTGGTCCATCTAAGAATCTAGGGCAAACTAAACCATGACAGTCTGGTGCCCAGTCACACCCCTGAATGCTGTAATggtaaaaatgtacatatatagatGCCCCTTCATAGCTACCCCCACACACCTGGGAACCCCGGGGCTTCTCAGAATACAACCCTTGAGGGTAATGTGTTCTTTGTTAGACCCTGTGGTCTAGGACaatagttttcaacctttttatacctggggacgggtgaaaatagaattatttcagagactgctgaggcagaaatcaccctgagcataggAGAGTTCAACTGAGATCATCTATAATCACCGGACATGAGAGTGGGTAACTCTTTTACAGACCACAGACCGGCGGTTGGAAAGTACTGGTCGAGGGGACTAGAGACCCTCAGAACCACATCTCTGACCCAAGGCTGGGCTGTTGCCTGCCGGCAGATCTGTGCTGGCCTCCATGCCTGCCCTGAGCTGGGACTGGGACCTGAGAGCCCTGCCCTGCGCACCCTTGGGCCCCACAACCAACTGGGCTCCACCTGGGGATTCTGAGGACACAGCATGAGCAGGGAAAGGGGGTGTGGGCCCTGCCCAGAAATTCATAGAACATGAACTGTTCCAGCCTGGCCAGGGGCTCAGGGTTCAAACGAGGGGCCTCTAGGGTCCCAAATGCTCACGCTCGCGTGGCTCTCAAATCTGCGAGTACATTTCAGTCCGTTCCTTCCTGCACAATTCTGGAGAAGCACTGTCTGTCTCATCTCCTCTGCCCTGGGCTTGACATCCGTTTGCAAGGACAGTGGGGTGGAGATGGTCACACCAGCCACAGGGCCACCTTCCAGCTCTCTGAATTAGATTCCTGCCTCTGAACAACTAGGCAAAGACACACATTCGTGCCAAGCACGGACAGGGTTTCCTGGGGTGTCTGTGGGGCTTGGGTGCCCACTCCTCTCTTGGGACCTCTCTGCAAAAGAGTTATGGTCTGCCGGAAGGATTGTCGGGCTTCACAAGGGACTGTAACCCACAGCAGTGGCTCAAATTAAGAGAGGGTCTAGAGGACACAATCCCCAAGTTCAAGGGATGCAAAGCAAGGCCTGGTTTTCATTGTTCCTCTGTGAACCTGTCCCCGCAGCCACCTCTCTTGGCCTGTCCCCCAGGGTGCTGGCTGGCCTCCACGTGGCTTCAGCTTGTCCTGCTCTGATCTGCTGGCAGGGTGGAGGGCCACGTGGCAGGGCATAAGCCTaaggtgggggtgtgtgtggaatCAGACCATTGGGCTTTGAGACCAGTGTGGACCATGGAGGGGGCAGTTTCAGCTGAACGATGGGACAGGCGTTCGAGAGCAGAGTGGGTAAGAAGGGAGAGGGCTTCCTGCCTGTGGAGACCCGTCAAGGACGTCTGTGGGGCTGCAGCATGAGGCCCCCAGGGCAGCAGGGCCTGGGAGGCTGGACGTATGGTCAGGCGAGGGGAGACACAGGCAGAAAGTGGGCGAGGCTTTCTTTGCCCACAGAGAAGAGTGTGGGTCACTGATGGGCAGGACCTGGAAGGTcgcagggtcagggccaggggcCCAAGGAGGAGAAGCCTGGTGCAGGGGCGGGACGTGCCTTCTTCAGGGCCTTAAACATTCAGAGAGGTCAAGGGGTCAGCTTGTTGCCACCAGACTTGGCTTTCTCTGCTTGTTCATTGTGGTCATGCACTAAGACCTAAAATGTCCCAGGCACTATACGAGGGGCCTCAACCCACACCAGTGAGCGGACAACAGAAGACCCTGGGCCTCGGCCATATGAGTCTCACAGTCTGGTGGGTTCAGCAGATCATGGCTGCATCTCAAAGCCTAGTGGACAAATTCTATCCGGCCTCACACATCCAGCCGCCTGTCCTAGGAGAACCGTCACTCTCGACTGGGAGTCagctctgccctctctctctgaccctcacgCAGCACTTCAAGTCCCTTCCCGGCAAGACGGGCTTGTCTGTGGCTTTGGGATCAGGGGGAAGCCTCTCTTTTAAGCTGTCCTCACGAGggccatatgagaagcaagtagCCAGTGGCCCAGAGGACGTCTCTGCCCACCAGATGCTCAGGAGTGTCTTGAGGGTAGCTTcctacccccaaccccacccccagccgCTGGCATCTGCTTTTATCAGAATTGTCAAGAAGGACAACTGGCTTCTGTTACATGCCTGTTCCCCTCTGTCCCCTGCATATCTGTCCTGGTTTTAAATAGCTTATCGGAGCAGCTGGACCACTACATGGGCTTATATGGTGAGTAGTACACATTCCATCGGCCCTGTCCCGGGCACCTGCCAACATAGCCGCCAACACTCCCCACCCCTGGGTCATATCggccccccccctgcccccgcaCATCCGCACATCCCTCCCACTGCAGGGCTCGGCTCACAAGGGCCCAGCCTGTGTGCCTGCTTAAAGCCTGGTCCACCCCCCGCCCTCACCCAGTCCCAGGCTGAGCGGGTACCTCTCTCTCTGTCGGCAGCTCCTGTCTGGAGGTAAGACTCGGGGGAGATGTTagaggggggagcagaggggggagggatgggggacTTGCATCCTGGCACCTTCGTCCAAACTCTGCCTGCACCGTCCATCTTGAGAGACGTCGGCATCAACAGAGGTCCGTGTTCCCTCTGCGAGGAGGCCATGCTTTGGAGGAGGCAATAGAGGGGAGAACCCTCTGTTCAAAATTAGAGCTTCAGGTCTGAGTCCCAAGTCTGCCACGAAAGACATCTTAGTTGGGGAGATTTGGGGAACTGACtcctgggccttggtttcctcatcggTAGGATGGACAAGATCACAGCAGTCACAGCAGTTCTGGGGTCCAGTTCTCTCTCCAAGGATGCGGAGACTGCCCTGGAAGCCTTGAGAGGGACCGCAGTCCCGAGGCAAGGGACCCGGGGGGCCTGTTCCGACAGACAAGTTCATCTGAGCTACCAGACCCagcaccttcccctcccccagagctGGGCTGGGAGGTCCTTTCAGGGGGTGTGAGCTCAGCTCATGGGGTTAAAAGGTTACCCCTGAGTCAAGCTCCACCGCAATGCCCCACCCAATATACACACCTGCAGAGAGATATTCCCTTGACTTCCAGCGTCTCCCAGGCAGGCGGAGAAAATATGTGGGGAAGGGGTTGCCCGGAGTGTCAGGAATGTCTAGCATATTCCAGGCCTGGCACAAATGGGCCCCCGACTTCCTGAGCCCCTCCTCTGACCCGAATCTCCTAGGGAGAGCCCTCTTCTGGGGCTGAAGAGACACCTGTAAGGATCAAGagtcccctgcccctcccttctgctcccagctcccccccttccctcctggagCTCAAGGTGGGCGGACAGTTGCAGCCTCAGGATTGTGGGGGACCAGGGCTGAGGGACGGGCTGCACACCTCAGAAGCTCAGACTTTCTGTGAGACTAGAACTTGAAGCTCATCTATTTTGCAGACAGGtctgctgaggcccagagaggctgagTGATCTCATAAAGGTGACATAGCAAAGGCTAGGTATTTAGAACCCAGACTTTTGTCCCTGTGGCCAGTACACTTTCTGTGGTCTGTTGTGTTTGCTTTAGTCCCCAAGAAAGATGACTCTGATGACTGGAAAGCAATTTGTGGACGTGGGTGGGGTGTGGGTGGGAGGGACAAATGCTTTGGGCCATTGTCGCACCTGCTTCTCCCATTGTGGagtcccctgtccctgcccttcATCCCTTTGGGCAACTGGCCCGGCTGTATCCTCGTCTGAGAgtcctcccctgccctctggggGCTGGCATGCTATTTTAGGGAGCTGGGTGGTGCtcctagaaacagggagagggcTCCACagagctccctcctcctccgtACCCCAGGGTCAGGGACTCTGAGCCAGTGGGAGgcagggcaggagaggagggaggactcCAGACACCCTGTGCCCTGGGCCTGCCATGCACAACAGCCCTGAGTAACGTCTGCTGCCTCCCCGAGGTG is drawn from Saccopteryx leptura isolate mSacLep1 chromosome 1, mSacLep1_pri_phased_curated, whole genome shotgun sequence and contains these coding sequences:
- the LAD1 gene encoding ladinin-1 isoform X1, translating into MSSGRKDWSALSSLAQQWSLEDEEEQRRERRRRHRNLSSTADDGVPGLAENGGRSAAARLLSTEEAEMPKPPPAASTDETEDVQAILRTRRERRHRRQVAEVAQAPVKEQLEAKGGRDSPGSGQPKQQALSLQKEVEAPPRRRLSREQRGPWAREEESSVGREPGGGQKGVPEKKSSVAEKLSALEKRLSSEEASIPERTPALEKKLVLEKAVGLEMLPAAGKMSGSERTLVSEKALIFEKCPVSETKLVPKRAVASEQPQAREQSKVREQPQAREQSKAQEQGKAREQPQAREQSKVREQPQAQEQSKAREQSKAREQPQAQEQSKAREQPQTREQSKASERPQAREQPQTREQSKAREQPQAQEQSKAREQPQTREQSKASERPQAREQPQTREQSKAREQPQAQEQSKAREQPQTREQSKASERPQAREQPQAREQPAAGGSQRARALPGRTRLSSAESGKCDPPTVTSRLPPITLQVKIPSTEEEEDMFSPTRATYSSSLRRSSPRTISFRMSPRINNSETTLTRSASVRLPVKLGEKLERYHTAVQRSESVKSPGSSRTEFFVAPVGVASKRHLFENELAGQSRAESASSRKDNLRLSGVVTSRLNLWISRTQESSDQSSQEEQRESAATKKTQWEKKDSSLDAKTFVSQV
- the LAD1 gene encoding ladinin-1 isoform X2 gives rise to the protein MSSGRKDWSALSSLAQQWSLEDEEEQRRERRRRHRNLSSTADDGVPGLAENGGRSAAARLLSTEEAEMPKPPPAASTDETEDVQAILRTRRERRHRRQVAEVAQAPVKEQLEAKGGRDSPGSGQPKQQALSLQKEVEAPPRRRLSREQRGPWAREEESSVGREPGGGQKGVPEKKSSVAEKLSALEKRLSSEEASIPERTPALEKKLVLEKAVGLEMLPAAGKMSGSERTLVSEKALIFEKCPVSETKLVPKRAVASEQPQAREQSKVREQPQAREQSKAQEQGKAREQPQAREQSKVREQPQAQEQSKAREQSKAREQPQAQEQSKAREQPQTREQSKASERPQAREQPQTREQSKAREQPQAQEQSKAREQPQTREQSKASERPQAREQPQTREQSKAREQPQAQEQSKAREQPQTREQSKASERPQAREQPQAREQPAAGGSQRARALPGRTRLSSAESGKCDPPTVTSRLPPITLQVKIPSTEEEEDMFSPTRATYSSSLRRSSPRTISFRMSPRINNSETTLTRSASVRLPVKLGEKLERYHTAVQRSESVKSPGSSRTEFFVAPVGVASKRHLFENELAGQSRAESASSRKDNLRLSGVVTSRLNLWISRTQESSDQSSQEEQRESAATKKTQWEKKDSSLDAKV
- the LAD1 gene encoding ladinin-1 isoform X3, which translates into the protein MSSGRKDWSALSSLAQQWSLEDEEEQRRERRRRHRNLSSTADDGVPGLAENGGRSAAARLLSTEEAEMPKPPPAASTDETEDVQAILRTRRERRHRRQVAEVAQAPVKEQLEAKGGRDSPGSGQPKQQALSLQKEVEAPPRRRLSREQRGPWAREEESSVGREPGGGQKGVPEKKSSVAEKLSALEKRLSSEEASIPERTPALEKKLVLEKAVGLEMLPAAGKMSGSERTLVSEKALIFEKCPVSETKLVPKRAVASEQPQAREQSKAQEQGKAREQPQAREQSKVREQPQAQEQSKAREQSKAREQPQAQEQSKAREQPQTREQSKASERPQAREQPQTREQSKAREQPQAQEQSKAREQPQTREQSKASERPQAREQPQTREQSKAREQPQAQEQSKAREQPQTREQSKASERPQAREQPQAREQPAAGGSQRARALPGRTRLSSAESGKCDPPTVTSRLPPITLQVKIPSTEEEEDMFSPTRATYSSSLRRSSPRTISFRMSPRINNSETTLTRSASVRLPVKLGEKLERYHTAVQRSESVKSPGSSRTEFFVAPVGVASKRHLFENELAGQSRAESASSRKDNLRLSGVVTSRLNLWISRTQESSDQSSQEEQRESAATKKTQWEKKDSSLDAKTFVSQV
- the LAD1 gene encoding ladinin-1 isoform X4 codes for the protein MSSGRKDWSALSSLAQQWSLEDEEEQRRERRRRHRNLSSTADDGVPGLAENGGRSAAARLLSTEEAEMPKPPPAASTDETEDVQAILRTRRERRHRRQVAEVAQAPVKEQLEAKGGRDSPGSGQPKQQALSLQKEVEAPPRRRLSREQRGPWAREEESSVGREPGGGQKGVPEKKSSVAEKLSALEKRLSSEEASIPERTPALEKKLVLEKAVGLEMLPAAGKMSGSERTLVSEKALIFEKCPVSETKLVPKRAVASEQPQAREQSKVREQPQAREQSKAQEQGKAREQPQAREQSKVREQPQAQEQSKAREQSKAREQPQAQEQSKAREQPQTREQSKASERPQAREQPQTREQSKAREQPQAQEQSKAREQPQTREQSKASERPQAREQPQTREQSKAREQPQAQEQSKAREQPQAREQPAAGGSQRARALPGRTRLSSAESGKCDPPTVTSRLPPITLQVKIPSTEEEEDMFSPTRATYSSSLRRSSPRTISFRMSPRINNSETTLTRSASVRLPVKLGEKLERYHTAVQRSESVKSPGSSRTEFFVAPVGVASKRHLFENELAGQSRAESASSRKDNLRLSGVVTSRLNLWISRTQESSDQSSQEEQRESAATKKTQWEKKDSSLDAKTFVSQV
- the LAD1 gene encoding ladinin-1 isoform X5 is translated as MSSGRKDWSALSSLAQQWSLEDEEEQRRERRRRHRNLSSTADDGVPGLAENGGRSAAARLLSTEEAEMPKPPPAASTDETEDVQAILRTRRERRHRRQVAEVAQAPVKEQLEAKGGRDSPGSGQPKQQALSLQKEVEAPPRRRLSREQRGPWAREEESSVGREPGGGQKGVPEKKSSVAEKLSALEKRLSSEEASIPERTPALEKKLVLEKAVGLEMLPAAGKMSGSERTLVSEKALIFEKCPVSETKLVPKRAVASEQPQAREQSKVREQPQAREQSKAQEQGKAREQPQAREQSKVREQPQAQEQSKAREQSKAREQPQAQEQSKAREQPQTREQSKASERPQAREQPQTREQSKAREQPQAQEQSKAQEQSKAREQPQTREQSKASERPQAREQPQAREQPAAGGSQRARALPGRTRLSSAESGKCDPPTVTSRLPPITLQVKIPSTEEEEDMFSPTRATYSSSLRRSSPRTISFRMSPRINNSETTLTRSASVRLPVKLGEKLERYHTAVQRSESVKSPGSSRTEFFVAPVGVASKRHLFENELAGQSRAESASSRKDNLRLSGVVTSRLNLWISRTQESSDQSSQEEQRESAATKKTQWEKKDSSLDAKTFVSQV
- the LAD1 gene encoding ladinin-1 isoform X6, with the protein product MSSGRKDWSALSSLAQQWSLEDEEEQRRERRRRHRNLSSTADDGVPGLAENGGRSAAARLLSTEEAEMPKPPPAASTDETEDVQAILRTRRERRHRRQVAEVAQAPVKEQLEAKGGRDSPGSGQPKQQALSLQKEVEAPPRRRLSREQRGPWAREEESSVGREPGGGQKGVPEKKSSVAEKLSALEKRLSSEEASIPERTPALEKKLVLEKAVGLEMLPAAGKMSGSERTLVSEKALIFEKCPVSETKLVPKRAVASEQPQAREQSKAREQSKAREQPQAQEQSKAREQPQTREQSKASERPQAREQPQTREQSKAREQPQAQEQSKAREQPQTREQSKASERPQAREQPQTREQSKAREQPQAQEQSKAREQPQTREQSKASERPQAREQPQAREQPAAGGSQRARALPGRTRLSSAESGKCDPPTVTSRLPPITLQVKIPSTEEEEDMFSPTRATYSSSLRRSSPRTISFRMSPRINNSETTLTRSASVRLPVKLGEKLERYHTAVQRSESVKSPGSSRTEFFVAPVGVASKRHLFENELAGQSRAESASSRKDNLRLSGVVTSRLNLWISRTQESSDQSSQEEQRESAATKKTQWEKKDSSLDAKTFVSQV